One part of the Hirundo rustica isolate bHirRus1 chromosome 11, bHirRus1.pri.v3, whole genome shotgun sequence genome encodes these proteins:
- the DBNDD1 gene encoding dysbindin domain-containing protein 1 isoform X2: MAAPAAVATAELGKEPPVPERPAGTPTHGPAQETPRVPAEEQGGIPIPSAGLLQVTERRQPLSSVSSLEVHFDLLDLTELTDMSDQELAEVFADSDEENAAGETPGGLQPPAVPRAGYLRSPSWTRAREQGRDKKHLSDPEPPPGPPGPPDAFLPAERPREP; the protein is encoded by the exons aTGGCGGCTCCGGCGGCGGTCGCCACCGCAG AGCTTGGCAAGGAGCCACCGGTCCCGGAGCGCCCTGCAGGGACCCCCACTCATGGGCCGGCCCAGGAGACCCCCCGAGTGCCCGCGGAGGAGCAGGGCGGCATCCCCATCCCCAGCGCCGGCCTGCTGCAGGTCACCGAGCGCCGAC AGCCCCTGAGCAGCGTGTCTTCGCTGGAGGTGCACTTCGACCTGCTGGACCTGACGGAGCTGACGGATATGTCGGACCAGGAGCTGGCCGAGGTCTTCGCCGATTCCGACGAGGAAAACGCGGCCGGAGAGACGCCCGGCG GGCTGCAGCCGCCGGCGGTGCCGCGGGCCGGGTACCTGCGCTCGCCCTCCTGGACCCGCGCCAGGGAGCAGGGCCGGGACAAGAAGCACCTGAGCGACCCCGAGCCGccgccgggacccccgggacccccggacGCCTTCCTGCCCGCCGAGCGCCCGCGGGAGCCGTAG
- the GAS8 gene encoding dynein regulatory complex subunit 4 isoform X2 — translation MLLEHMVHLREELERERQERNSFQLECSRIQGYWEITRQELEEMKAELRDRDREMEEAEERHQLEIKVYKQKVKHLLHEQQENLTELRAEGVLSLRRAQKDHWDQEQEMWKEKRSLNIELKEQELANEAAITTLCLKHEEEMARLRSDFELKIKEMEAKYTTKMQALRDEMDLRRKTEIHELEERKNTQISELMGNHEGAFGAIKNYYNDITAKNLTLINLLKEQVEDLKKKEAVLEKEKADVLLQNKELTEPLQEAKELVAELQKKLVHYNRDKEALMNSKAHLKITQKELKDLQWEHEVLEQRFGKVQAERDELYQKFTKAINEVQQKTGFKNLLLERKLKGLLNLLEKKEVELSEVVASSSLDPSALSLVSNKLEEVLNSKNATIQDLQLQLARVCKAHNDMLQTFEAKLTAFGIPVDNLGFQPLSFPFPGQELGQGPAGLVAVPT, via the exons ATG ctgctggaacACATGGTGCACCTccgggaggagctggagcgggaGCGGCAGGAGCGGAACTCTTTCCAGCTGGAGTGCAGCAGGATTCAGGGCTACTGGGAAATCACCcgccaggagctggaggagatgaaagcagagctgcgggaccgggaccgggagaTGGAGGAGGCGGAGGAGCGGCACCAGCTGGAGATCAAG GTGTACAAGCAGAAGGTGAAGCACCTGTTGCACGAGCAGCAGGAGAACCTGACggagctgagggcagagggAGTCCTGTCCCTGAGGCGGGCCCAGAAGGATCACTGGGACCAGGAGCAGGAGATGTGGAAAGAGAAGCGCTCCTTGAACATAGAGCTGAAGGAGCAGGAGTTGGCCAATGAGGCAGCCATTACAACCCTCTGCCTG AAACATGAGGAGGAGATGGCGCGGCTACGCAGCGACTTCGAGTTGAAGATCAAAG AGATGGAGGCCAAATACACCACGAAGATGCAGGCCCTGCGGGATGAGATGGACCTGCGGAGGAAGACAGAGATCCatgagctggaggagaggaagaacaCCCAGATCAGCGAGCTGATGGGGAACCATGAGGGGGCTTTTGGTGCCATCAAGAACTACTACAACGACATCACCGCCAAGAACCTGACACTCATCAACCTCCTGAAG GAGCAGGTGGAAGACCTAAAGAAGAAGGAGGCTGtcttggaaaaggagaaggcCGATGTGCTGCTCCAGAACAAGGAGCTGACAGAGCCGCTGCAGGAGGCCaaggagctggtggctgagctgcaAAAGAAGTTGGTTCACTATAACAGGGACAAGGAGGCCTTGATG AACTCCAAAGCCCACCTGAAAATCACCCAGAAGGAACTGAAGGACCTTCAGTGGGAACACGAGGTACTGGAGCAGCGGTTTGGTAAG GTCCAGGCAGAGCGAGACGAACTCTATCAGAAGTTCACCAAAGCCATTAACGAGGTGCAGCAAAAAACGGGGTTCAAAAACCTGCTCTTGGAGCGGAAGCTGAAGGGACTCCTCAACCTCCTGGAGAAGAAGGAGGTGGAGCTCAGCGAGGTCGTTGCATCCTCCAGCCTGGACCCCAGCGCTCTCTCCTTGGTCTCCAACAAGCTGGAG GAGGTGCTCAATTCCAAGAATGCCACCATCCAggacctgcagctccagctggcccGAGTCTGCAAG GCACACAACGACATGCTGCAGACCTTCGAGGCAAAGCTGACAGCCTTTGGCATCCCAGTGGACAACCTGGGTTTCCAGCCACTGTCCTTCCCCTTcccggggcaggagctggggcagggcccTGCTGGACTCGTTGCAGTGCCCACCTGA
- the GAS8 gene encoding dynein regulatory complex subunit 4 isoform X1 → MAPKKKAGAKGKRGKGAAVVDAFAPEDMSKEQLLEHMVHLREELERERQERNSFQLECSRIQGYWEITRQELEEMKAELRDRDREMEEAEERHQLEIKVYKQKVKHLLHEQQENLTELRAEGVLSLRRAQKDHWDQEQEMWKEKRSLNIELKEQELANEAAITTLCLKHEEEMARLRSDFELKIKEMEAKYTTKMQALRDEMDLRRKTEIHELEERKNTQISELMGNHEGAFGAIKNYYNDITAKNLTLINLLKEQVEDLKKKEAVLEKEKADVLLQNKELTEPLQEAKELVAELQKKLVHYNRDKEALMNSKAHLKITQKELKDLQWEHEVLEQRFGKVQAERDELYQKFTKAINEVQQKTGFKNLLLERKLKGLLNLLEKKEVELSEVVASSSLDPSALSLVSNKLEEVLNSKNATIQDLQLQLARVCKAHNDMLQTFEAKLTAFGIPVDNLGFQPLSFPFPGQELGQGPAGLVAVPT, encoded by the exons ATG GCGCCCAAAAAGAAAGCAGGGGCTAAAGGGAAACGGGGCAAAGGCGCGGCCGTGGTGGATGCCTTTGCCCCGGAGGACATGAGCAAGGAGCAG ctgctggaacACATGGTGCACCTccgggaggagctggagcgggaGCGGCAGGAGCGGAACTCTTTCCAGCTGGAGTGCAGCAGGATTCAGGGCTACTGGGAAATCACCcgccaggagctggaggagatgaaagcagagctgcgggaccgggaccgggagaTGGAGGAGGCGGAGGAGCGGCACCAGCTGGAGATCAAG GTGTACAAGCAGAAGGTGAAGCACCTGTTGCACGAGCAGCAGGAGAACCTGACggagctgagggcagagggAGTCCTGTCCCTGAGGCGGGCCCAGAAGGATCACTGGGACCAGGAGCAGGAGATGTGGAAAGAGAAGCGCTCCTTGAACATAGAGCTGAAGGAGCAGGAGTTGGCCAATGAGGCAGCCATTACAACCCTCTGCCTG AAACATGAGGAGGAGATGGCGCGGCTACGCAGCGACTTCGAGTTGAAGATCAAAG AGATGGAGGCCAAATACACCACGAAGATGCAGGCCCTGCGGGATGAGATGGACCTGCGGAGGAAGACAGAGATCCatgagctggaggagaggaagaacaCCCAGATCAGCGAGCTGATGGGGAACCATGAGGGGGCTTTTGGTGCCATCAAGAACTACTACAACGACATCACCGCCAAGAACCTGACACTCATCAACCTCCTGAAG GAGCAGGTGGAAGACCTAAAGAAGAAGGAGGCTGtcttggaaaaggagaaggcCGATGTGCTGCTCCAGAACAAGGAGCTGACAGAGCCGCTGCAGGAGGCCaaggagctggtggctgagctgcaAAAGAAGTTGGTTCACTATAACAGGGACAAGGAGGCCTTGATG AACTCCAAAGCCCACCTGAAAATCACCCAGAAGGAACTGAAGGACCTTCAGTGGGAACACGAGGTACTGGAGCAGCGGTTTGGTAAG GTCCAGGCAGAGCGAGACGAACTCTATCAGAAGTTCACCAAAGCCATTAACGAGGTGCAGCAAAAAACGGGGTTCAAAAACCTGCTCTTGGAGCGGAAGCTGAAGGGACTCCTCAACCTCCTGGAGAAGAAGGAGGTGGAGCTCAGCGAGGTCGTTGCATCCTCCAGCCTGGACCCCAGCGCTCTCTCCTTGGTCTCCAACAAGCTGGAG GAGGTGCTCAATTCCAAGAATGCCACCATCCAggacctgcagctccagctggcccGAGTCTGCAAG GCACACAACGACATGCTGCAGACCTTCGAGGCAAAGCTGACAGCCTTTGGCATCCCAGTGGACAACCTGGGTTTCCAGCCACTGTCCTTCCCCTTcccggggcaggagctggggcagggcccTGCTGGACTCGTTGCAGTGCCCACCTGA
- the GAS8 gene encoding dynein regulatory complex subunit 4 isoform X3, whose protein sequence is MSKEQLLEHMVHLREELERERQERNSFQLECSRIQGYWEITRQELEEMKAELRDRDREMEEAEERHQLEIKVYKQKVKHLLHEQQENLTELRAEGVLSLRRAQKDHWDQEQEMWKEKRSLNIELKEQELANEAAITTLCLKHEEEMARLRSDFELKIKEMEAKYTTKMQALRDEMDLRRKTEIHELEERKNTQISELMGNHEGAFGAIKNYYNDITAKNLTLINLLKEQVEDLKKKEAVLEKEKADVLLQNKELTEPLQEAKELVAELQKKLVHYNRDKEALMNSKAHLKITQKELKDLQWEHEVLEQRFGKVQAERDELYQKFTKAINEVQQKTGFKNLLLERKLKGLLNLLEKKEVELSEVVASSSLDPSALSLVSNKLEEVLNSKNATIQDLQLQLARVCKAHNDMLQTFEAKLTAFGIPVDNLGFQPLSFPFPGQELGQGPAGLVAVPT, encoded by the exons ATGAGCAAGGAGCAG ctgctggaacACATGGTGCACCTccgggaggagctggagcgggaGCGGCAGGAGCGGAACTCTTTCCAGCTGGAGTGCAGCAGGATTCAGGGCTACTGGGAAATCACCcgccaggagctggaggagatgaaagcagagctgcgggaccgggaccgggagaTGGAGGAGGCGGAGGAGCGGCACCAGCTGGAGATCAAG GTGTACAAGCAGAAGGTGAAGCACCTGTTGCACGAGCAGCAGGAGAACCTGACggagctgagggcagagggAGTCCTGTCCCTGAGGCGGGCCCAGAAGGATCACTGGGACCAGGAGCAGGAGATGTGGAAAGAGAAGCGCTCCTTGAACATAGAGCTGAAGGAGCAGGAGTTGGCCAATGAGGCAGCCATTACAACCCTCTGCCTG AAACATGAGGAGGAGATGGCGCGGCTACGCAGCGACTTCGAGTTGAAGATCAAAG AGATGGAGGCCAAATACACCACGAAGATGCAGGCCCTGCGGGATGAGATGGACCTGCGGAGGAAGACAGAGATCCatgagctggaggagaggaagaacaCCCAGATCAGCGAGCTGATGGGGAACCATGAGGGGGCTTTTGGTGCCATCAAGAACTACTACAACGACATCACCGCCAAGAACCTGACACTCATCAACCTCCTGAAG GAGCAGGTGGAAGACCTAAAGAAGAAGGAGGCTGtcttggaaaaggagaaggcCGATGTGCTGCTCCAGAACAAGGAGCTGACAGAGCCGCTGCAGGAGGCCaaggagctggtggctgagctgcaAAAGAAGTTGGTTCACTATAACAGGGACAAGGAGGCCTTGATG AACTCCAAAGCCCACCTGAAAATCACCCAGAAGGAACTGAAGGACCTTCAGTGGGAACACGAGGTACTGGAGCAGCGGTTTGGTAAG GTCCAGGCAGAGCGAGACGAACTCTATCAGAAGTTCACCAAAGCCATTAACGAGGTGCAGCAAAAAACGGGGTTCAAAAACCTGCTCTTGGAGCGGAAGCTGAAGGGACTCCTCAACCTCCTGGAGAAGAAGGAGGTGGAGCTCAGCGAGGTCGTTGCATCCTCCAGCCTGGACCCCAGCGCTCTCTCCTTGGTCTCCAACAAGCTGGAG GAGGTGCTCAATTCCAAGAATGCCACCATCCAggacctgcagctccagctggcccGAGTCTGCAAG GCACACAACGACATGCTGCAGACCTTCGAGGCAAAGCTGACAGCCTTTGGCATCCCAGTGGACAACCTGGGTTTCCAGCCACTGTCCTTCCCCTTcccggggcaggagctggggcagggcccTGCTGGACTCGTTGCAGTGCCCACCTGA
- the DBNDD1 gene encoding dysbindin domain-containing protein 1 isoform X1 produces the protein MQAEARGEFCSRDQRPELGKEPPVPERPAGTPTHGPAQETPRVPAEEQGGIPIPSAGLLQVTERRQPLSSVSSLEVHFDLLDLTELTDMSDQELAEVFADSDEENAAGETPGGLQPPAVPRAGYLRSPSWTRAREQGRDKKHLSDPEPPPGPPGPPDAFLPAERPREP, from the exons ATGCAGGCGGAGGCCAGAGGGGAATTCTGCAGCCGGGACCAGCGCCCTG AGCTTGGCAAGGAGCCACCGGTCCCGGAGCGCCCTGCAGGGACCCCCACTCATGGGCCGGCCCAGGAGACCCCCCGAGTGCCCGCGGAGGAGCAGGGCGGCATCCCCATCCCCAGCGCCGGCCTGCTGCAGGTCACCGAGCGCCGAC AGCCCCTGAGCAGCGTGTCTTCGCTGGAGGTGCACTTCGACCTGCTGGACCTGACGGAGCTGACGGATATGTCGGACCAGGAGCTGGCCGAGGTCTTCGCCGATTCCGACGAGGAAAACGCGGCCGGAGAGACGCCCGGCG GGCTGCAGCCGCCGGCGGTGCCGCGGGCCGGGTACCTGCGCTCGCCCTCCTGGACCCGCGCCAGGGAGCAGGGCCGGGACAAGAAGCACCTGAGCGACCCCGAGCCGccgccgggacccccgggacccccggacGCCTTCCTGCCCGCCGAGCGCCCGCGGGAGCCGTAG